From Mercenaria mercenaria strain notata chromosome 17, MADL_Memer_1, whole genome shotgun sequence, the proteins below share one genomic window:
- the LOC123536834 gene encoding uncharacterized protein LOC123536834, protein MRFNIKCLWTMKLTTVIVILMNSLCHCKSTYGFSKDKDDIYSELNSSSYPDITSKKFIHDALAKTFTTDKRSWGSNFSVRSKWHYEDIPNKRDNEPHIDVADGRKWATFVTWGKRNYELLLDELDKRKWEKLTPRGKKVEMKNDLETARKQTAPWGEHDKELGTDIAVNIHNKRKWNRLAVWPKRRNEKETKDKRDWNKLGPWGKRPKIPKAWLALEPWGKQKWTGLTTWGKRSDDDFRATPLSIKLLRFIS, encoded by the coding sequence ATGCGATTCAATATAAAGTGCCTTTGGACAATGAAACTAACAACAGTAATTGTTATATTAATGAACAGTCTATGTCATTGCAAATCAACATACGGGTTTTCCAAGGACAAGGATGACATTTATAGCGAACTAAATAGTTCTTCATATCCAGATATCACAAGTAAGAAATTTATTCACGATGCGTTAGCAAAGACTTTTACTACAGACAAGCGTAGCTGGGGCAGCAATTTTTCAGTTCGGAGCAAGTGGCATTATGAGGACATTCCCAACAAACGAGACAACGAGCCGCATATTGATGTAGCTGACGGAAGGAAATGGGCAACATTCGTCACATGGGGCAAGAGAAACTATGAACTACTATTAGATGAACTGGATAAACGGAAATGGGAAAAGTTAACACCAAGGGGTAAAAAGGTCGAAATGAAAAATGATTTAGAAACTGCAAGGAAACAAACTGCGCCCTGGGGAGAACACGATAAGGAGTTGGGAACAGATATTGCtgtaaatatacataataaaagaaaatggaACCGACTGGCAGTTTGGCctaaaagaagaaatgaaaaggAGACTAAGGACAAAAGAGACTGGAACAAGCTCGGGCCTTGGGGAAAGCGACCGAAAATCCCCAAAGCCTGGCTTGCTTTAGAGCCATGGGGTAAGCAAAAATGGACCGGGCTGACAACGTGGGGTAAACGCTCTGATGATGATTTCAGGGCAACACCTTTGTCGATAAAACTGCTCCGCTTTATATCTTAA